A region from the Mycolicibacterium phlei genome encodes:
- the pssA gene encoding CDP-diacylglycerol--serine O-phosphatidyltransferase, with translation MIRPRIKRSVVSLRILPSAMTVAAICLGLSAVKMALDDRPTEAMAFLAIAAILDALDGRIARALNATSRMGEEIDSLADAVNFGVAPAFIVYGTLLSQSRLGWIVVLLYAVCIVLRLARFNAMLDVDRPAYEKQYFVGMPAPAGAIGAIGPLAAKMQFGEGWWTSEIAVVIWMIGVSLLVVSTVPMRKIHTFAIPPNMVAPLLALVAIGVAAAILYGYLVILIIIAAYVIHIPFAIRTRRFLAEHPEVWDDKPRQQRAARRAIRRAQPHRRSMMRLGLRRPGAPRD, from the coding sequence ATGATCCGGCCGCGCATCAAACGCTCCGTGGTCAGCCTGCGGATCCTGCCCAGCGCGATGACGGTCGCGGCGATCTGCCTCGGGTTGTCCGCGGTGAAGATGGCGCTGGACGACCGGCCGACCGAGGCGATGGCGTTCCTGGCGATCGCGGCGATCCTCGACGCGCTCGACGGCCGCATCGCCCGCGCGCTCAACGCCACCTCCCGGATGGGCGAGGAGATCGACTCGCTGGCCGACGCGGTGAACTTCGGTGTGGCACCGGCGTTCATCGTGTACGGCACGCTGCTGTCGCAGTCGCGGCTGGGCTGGATCGTGGTGCTGCTGTACGCGGTGTGCATCGTGCTGAGGCTGGCCCGGTTCAACGCGATGCTCGACGTGGACCGGCCGGCCTACGAGAAGCAGTACTTCGTCGGGATGCCCGCACCGGCGGGGGCGATCGGCGCGATCGGTCCGCTGGCGGCCAAGATGCAGTTCGGCGAGGGCTGGTGGACGTCGGAGATCGCGGTCGTGATCTGGATGATCGGCGTCTCGCTGCTGGTGGTGAGCACGGTCCCGATGCGCAAGATCCACACGTTCGCGATCCCGCCGAACATGGTGGCGCCGCTGCTGGCGCTCGTCGCGATCGGCGTCGCCGCCGCGATCCTCTACGGCTACCTGGTGATCCTGATCATCATCGCCGCCTACGTCATCCACATCCCGTTCGCGATCCGCACCCGGCGGTTCCTGGCTGAACACCCAGAGGTGTGGGACGACAAACCGCGCCAGCAGCGCGCGGCGCGGCGGGCGATCCGGCGGGCGCAGCCGCACCGCCGGTCGATGATGCGGCTCGGACTTCGGAGGCCGGGCGCCCCCCGTGACTGA
- a CDS encoding acyltransferase family protein: MSTLAPARPATRTPLIRDDLDGLRGLAIALVVVYHVWFGRVSGGVDVFLVLSGFFLGGRLLRQAAGEQPDESWPRAILRIVRRLVPALVVVLAASTVLTVLVQPQTRWESFADQSLASLLYYQNWYLAAETSDYLRAGQGVTPLQHIWSMSVQGQFFVAAITIAALIALLCRIDGWARQRRTMLVAVLAVATALSFWYAIVAHQLDQAHAYYDTAARAWEMLAGMLAAAVVGVVRMPGWLRVATATVALAAIACCGFLIDGAAQFPGPWALVPVGATVLLIFAGAPREDRAPWPNRLLASRPLRTLGEMAYSLYLWHWPLLIFWMAHTGQERVGVRDGVAIIAVSLLLAYLTLRLVEEPLRVPSRTLSQGAHHLPRGGAPALIGGAGIALLATAVVMASLGWRAHVAEVRDNDVELQTLSSRDYPGARALLENRRVPDLPMRPSALAAADEVPTTTVDGCITDFASIEVIRCVYGDASADRTIALAGGSHSEHWITALDLLGRRHGFRVVTYLKMGCPLTTDEEPQLAVAEEPYPECRDWVREAMDALIADRPDYVFTTTTRPIQDGPGDQVPEGYVGIWDELNAHGIPILGVRDTPWMFIRSYLFSPVDCLSDGGDPESCGLPRRDVLSDRNPTLDYADRYPLLHPLDLSDAVCRPDHCRAVEGNVLVYHDPHHLTATYVRTMADELGRQIADATGWW; this comes from the coding sequence ATGAGCACCCTCGCGCCTGCACGCCCCGCCACCCGCACCCCGTTGATCCGCGACGATCTCGACGGGCTGCGCGGGCTGGCGATCGCCCTGGTGGTCGTCTACCACGTGTGGTTCGGCCGGGTCTCGGGCGGCGTCGACGTGTTCCTGGTGCTGTCCGGGTTCTTCCTCGGCGGCCGGCTGCTGCGCCAGGCCGCGGGCGAGCAACCCGACGAGTCGTGGCCGCGGGCGATCCTGCGGATCGTGCGCCGGCTGGTGCCCGCGCTGGTCGTCGTGCTCGCCGCGTCGACGGTGCTGACGGTGCTGGTGCAGCCGCAGACCCGGTGGGAGTCGTTCGCCGACCAGAGCCTGGCCAGCCTGCTGTACTACCAGAACTGGTATTTGGCCGCCGAGACCAGCGACTACCTGCGCGCCGGGCAGGGTGTGACCCCGCTGCAGCACATCTGGTCGATGTCGGTGCAGGGCCAGTTCTTCGTCGCGGCGATCACGATCGCCGCGCTGATCGCGCTGCTCTGCCGCATCGACGGCTGGGCCCGGCAGCGGCGCACCATGCTGGTCGCGGTGCTGGCGGTGGCCACCGCGCTGTCGTTCTGGTACGCGATCGTGGCCCATCAGCTCGACCAGGCGCACGCCTACTACGACACCGCGGCCCGCGCGTGGGAGATGCTCGCCGGCATGCTGGCCGCAGCGGTGGTCGGCGTGGTGCGCATGCCCGGCTGGCTGCGGGTGGCGACGGCGACGGTGGCGCTGGCCGCGATCGCCTGCTGCGGGTTCCTCATCGACGGCGCCGCGCAGTTCCCGGGCCCGTGGGCGCTGGTGCCCGTCGGCGCGACGGTGCTGCTGATCTTCGCGGGCGCCCCGCGGGAGGACCGCGCGCCGTGGCCCAACCGGCTGCTGGCAAGCAGGCCGCTGAGGACGCTCGGTGAGATGGCCTACTCGCTGTACCTGTGGCACTGGCCGCTGCTGATCTTCTGGATGGCCCACACCGGCCAGGAACGGGTCGGTGTCCGCGACGGTGTCGCGATCATCGCGGTGTCGCTGCTGCTGGCCTACCTGACGCTGCGGCTGGTCGAGGAGCCGCTGCGGGTTCCGAGCCGCACGCTCAGCCAGGGCGCACACCACCTCCCCCGCGGTGGCGCCCCGGCGCTGATCGGCGGGGCCGGGATTGCGCTGTTGGCGACGGCGGTGGTGATGGCGTCGCTGGGGTGGCGCGCCCACGTGGCCGAGGTGCGCGACAACGACGTCGAGCTACAGACGTTGTCGAGCCGCGACTACCCGGGGGCCCGCGCGCTGCTGGAGAACCGCCGGGTGCCGGACCTGCCGATGCGGCCCAGCGCGCTGGCCGCCGCCGACGAGGTGCCCACCACCACCGTCGACGGCTGCATCACCGACTTCGCGAGCATCGAGGTGATCCGCTGCGTGTACGGCGACGCCTCCGCCGACCGGACCATCGCGCTGGCCGGCGGCTCGCACTCGGAGCACTGGATCACCGCGCTGGACCTGCTCGGCCGCAGGCACGGCTTCCGCGTCGTCACCTACCTGAAGATGGGCTGCCCGCTGACCACCGACGAGGAGCCTCAGCTCGCCGTCGCCGAGGAGCCGTACCCGGAGTGCCGGGACTGGGTGCGCGAGGCGATGGATGCGCTGATCGCCGACCGACCGGACTACGTGTTCACCACCACCACGCGGCCCATTCAGGACGGCCCGGGTGACCAGGTGCCCGAGGGCTACGTCGGGATCTGGGACGAGCTCAACGCCCACGGGATCCCGATCCTCGGTGTCCGCGACACCCCGTGGATGTTTATCCGCAGCTACCTGTTCTCCCCCGTCGACTGCCTCTCCGACGGCGGCGATCCGGAGAGCTGCGGGCTGCCGCGCCGCGACGTGCTGTCCGACCGCAACCCCACCCTCGACTACGCCGACCGCTACCCGCTGCTGCATCCGCTGGACCTCAGCGACGCGGTCTGCCGCCCCGACCACTGCCGCGCCGTCGAGGGGAACGTGCTGGTCTACCACGACCCGCACCACCTGACGGCCACCTATGTGCGCACCATGGCCGACGAACTCGGCAGGCAGATCGCGGACGCGACGGGGTGGTGGTGA
- a CDS encoding Na(+)/H(+) antiporter subunit C, with product MTTSFVPLVLLGGLTAAGVYLLLERNLTRMLLGLLLISNAINLLILVVGGPSGNPPIRGRTSGDTSITADPLAQAMILTSIVITMGVASFILAMAYRSYRLTTEEEVGDDPEDAKVSELAARDTAAVEEERPKPDLGRDTDAPDELDAVPGFEGSQ from the coding sequence GTGACCACGTCGTTCGTTCCCCTGGTGCTGCTCGGCGGGCTCACCGCCGCCGGGGTGTACCTGCTGCTCGAGCGCAACCTGACGCGAATGCTGTTGGGGCTGCTGCTGATCAGCAACGCGATCAACCTGCTGATCCTGGTGGTGGGCGGCCCGTCCGGGAACCCGCCGATCCGCGGCCGCACCAGCGGGGACACCAGCATCACCGCTGATCCGTTGGCGCAGGCCATGATTCTGACCTCGATCGTGATCACGATGGGGGTGGCGTCGTTCATCCTGGCGATGGCCTACCGGTCCTACCGGTTGACCACCGAGGAGGAGGTCGGCGACGACCCCGAGGACGCGAAGGTGTCCGAACTGGCCGCGCGGGACACCGCGGCGGTCGAGGAGGAACGTCCGAAGCCGGATCTGGGCCGCGACACCGACGCGCCCGACGAGCTCGACGCGGTCCCCGGATTCGAGGGATCGCAATGA
- the moeA gene encoding molybdopterin molybdotransferase MoeA, which translates to MRTVEEHQRVVAGLFARRPAQHVPIADALGMVLAEDVVAPLSLPGFDNSAMDGYAVIAEEVAGASEQSPVRLPVAEDIPAGRTDLLTLRPGTAHRIMTGAMLPAGATAVVPVEATNAATDTVEIYRDARPGQHIRRAGEDVTAGTTVLRAGQPVTPAALGLAAALGLAELSVVPRQRVLVMSTGTELVAPGTPLAPGQIYESNAVMLAAAMRDAGAEVVTTAMSGDDVDSFRAALRGHAGEADLIVTSGGVSAGAYEVVKDALAGDVEFVKVAMQPGMPQGCGTVTVDGRAIPIVTLPGNPVSALVSFEVFLRSPLRAAMGLPQPGRPRRTAVLTEDLTSPRGKRQFRRGVFDADAGTVTSYGPPASHHLRWLASANCLLEIDEDVDALTAGAAVTVWDLT; encoded by the coding sequence ATGCGCACGGTCGAGGAACATCAGCGTGTCGTCGCCGGGCTGTTCGCCCGCCGGCCCGCCCAGCACGTCCCGATCGCCGACGCGCTGGGCATGGTGCTGGCCGAGGACGTCGTCGCCCCGCTCTCGCTGCCCGGGTTCGACAACTCCGCGATGGACGGGTACGCGGTGATCGCCGAGGAGGTGGCCGGCGCGTCGGAGCAGTCGCCGGTGCGGCTGCCCGTCGCCGAGGACATCCCGGCCGGGCGCACCGATCTGCTGACGCTGCGACCCGGCACCGCGCACCGGATCATGACCGGCGCGATGCTGCCCGCAGGGGCGACGGCCGTCGTCCCGGTGGAGGCCACCAACGCCGCCACCGACACCGTGGAGATCTACCGCGACGCGCGGCCCGGCCAGCACATCCGGCGCGCGGGCGAGGACGTCACCGCGGGCACGACGGTGCTGCGCGCCGGCCAGCCGGTCACCCCGGCCGCGCTGGGGCTGGCGGCGGCGCTGGGCCTGGCGGAGCTGAGCGTGGTTCCGCGGCAACGGGTGCTGGTGATGTCGACGGGCACCGAACTGGTCGCCCCCGGCACGCCGCTGGCGCCCGGTCAGATCTACGAGTCCAACGCGGTGATGCTGGCGGCGGCGATGCGTGACGCCGGGGCCGAGGTGGTCACCACCGCGATGAGCGGTGACGACGTCGACTCGTTCCGCGCCGCGCTGCGCGGCCACGCCGGCGAGGCCGACCTGATCGTCACCTCCGGCGGGGTCAGCGCGGGCGCCTACGAGGTGGTCAAGGACGCGCTGGCCGGCGACGTGGAGTTCGTCAAGGTGGCGATGCAGCCCGGGATGCCGCAGGGCTGCGGGACGGTGACGGTCGACGGGCGCGCCATCCCGATCGTGACGCTGCCCGGCAACCCGGTCAGCGCGCTGGTGTCGTTCGAGGTGTTCCTGCGCAGCCCGCTGCGCGCGGCGATGGGCCTGCCGCAGCCGGGCCGGCCGCGGCGCACCGCCGTGCTCACCGAGGACCTGACCTCACCGCGCGGTAAGCGCCAGTTCCGCCGCGGGGTGTTCGACGCCGACGCCGGGACGGTCACCAGTTACGGCCCGCCGGCGTCGCACCACCTGCGCTGGCTGGCGTCGGCGAACTGTCTGCTGGAAATCGACGAGGATGTCGACGCGCTGACCGCCGGGGCCGCCGTGACGGTGTGGGACCTGACGTAG
- a CDS encoding Na+/H+ antiporter subunit A, with protein MLVILLAHAAATALAPLLVYRWGRMAFYPLALVPLLSLIWVVTNWPEPGQSTRVDLPWVPELSMDIALRFDSLAAIMSVLVLAIGALVLFYCADYFHHHDGQMEKRLPSFAAEMVAFSGAMFGLVTADNTLLLYVFWEITTVLSFLLVGHYAERLHSRRAATQALLVTTFGGLAMLVGIIMLGELSGTYLLSEMIASPPGGLVTPVAVTLVLVGALSKSAIVPLHFWLPGAMAAPTPVSAYLHAAAMVKAGVYLIARMTPGFADVPPWRPVVVILGLLTMLLAGWRAVREYDLKLILAFGTVSQLGLITLMVGTGGADMMLAGLAMLVAHAMFKAALFMVVGIVDHSTGTRDIRRLAWLGDRARPLLVIAVCATASMAALPPFFGFVAKEADFETVLHSPQLGGWAPVVLAGIALGSVFTTMYSLRFLFGAFGRKGQSEPSRRVAEMHRLHVGFLLPPAILAVSGLGFGLYPSGLGHALEDYAATIAGGPDYHLALWHGVNLPLLLSVLVLGTGIAVYVNRQRLRRFRTVREPLGNADHAYEAVVRWLDRWSVELTAVTQRGSIPFTQSVILSTLVLLPTIVLALGNRDHPNFALWGSPLQVVIGLIILAAAVGAMVMRNRLAAVLLVGVTGYGCGAIFALHGAPDLALTQFLVETLTLVIFVLVLRTLPAEADRVHIRRYRWPRAALALAVGATVTGLAAFAMAARSATPIAELIPDAAYERGHGANAVNVLLVDIRAWDTMGEVMVLLVAATGVASMVFRHRRFGAPPRVSDVGQPDIGLLPAIPATSPAAGEVTWLRGSELRDPRHRSLLLEVATRVIFPVIMVLSAYFFFAGHNHPGGGFAGGLTAGLALVLRYLAGGRYELGETLPLDAGKVLGAGLTLSAGTALASVLVGAPALSSALIQVDLPVLGSIKIVTALFFDLGVYLIVVGLVLDVLRSLGARIDVELGQDRSAGVTR; from the coding sequence CTGCTCGTCATTCTGCTTGCGCACGCGGCCGCGACCGCGCTGGCGCCCCTGCTTGTCTACCGATGGGGCCGGATGGCGTTCTACCCGCTGGCGCTCGTCCCGCTGCTGTCGCTGATCTGGGTTGTCACGAACTGGCCCGAGCCCGGTCAGTCCACCCGCGTCGACCTGCCGTGGGTGCCCGAACTGTCGATGGACATCGCGCTGCGCTTCGACTCGCTGGCCGCGATCATGAGCGTGCTGGTGCTGGCGATCGGCGCGCTGGTGCTGTTCTACTGCGCCGACTACTTCCACCACCACGACGGCCAAATGGAGAAGCGGCTGCCGAGCTTCGCCGCCGAGATGGTCGCCTTCTCCGGTGCGATGTTCGGCCTGGTCACCGCCGACAACACGCTGCTGCTGTACGTGTTCTGGGAGATCACCACGGTGCTGTCGTTCCTGCTGGTCGGCCATTACGCCGAGCGGCTGCACAGCAGGCGGGCGGCCACCCAGGCGCTGCTGGTGACGACGTTCGGCGGCCTGGCGATGCTGGTCGGCATCATCATGCTCGGCGAGTTGTCGGGCACCTACCTGCTCTCGGAGATGATCGCCTCCCCGCCCGGCGGGCTGGTCACCCCGGTGGCGGTGACGCTGGTGCTGGTCGGCGCGCTGTCGAAGTCGGCGATCGTGCCGCTGCACTTCTGGCTGCCCGGCGCGATGGCCGCGCCCACCCCGGTGAGCGCCTACCTGCACGCCGCGGCGATGGTGAAGGCCGGCGTCTACCTGATCGCGCGCATGACCCCCGGGTTCGCCGACGTGCCGCCGTGGCGGCCGGTGGTCGTCATCCTCGGGCTGCTGACCATGCTGCTGGCCGGCTGGCGGGCGGTGCGCGAGTACGACCTGAAGCTGATCCTGGCGTTCGGCACGGTCAGCCAGCTGGGCCTGATCACCCTGATGGTCGGCACCGGCGGTGCCGACATGATGCTGGCCGGGCTGGCGATGCTGGTCGCGCACGCCATGTTCAAGGCCGCGCTGTTCATGGTGGTCGGCATCGTCGACCACTCCACCGGCACCCGTGACATCCGCCGGCTGGCCTGGCTGGGCGACCGGGCCCGGCCACTGCTGGTCATCGCGGTGTGCGCGACGGCCAGCATGGCCGCGCTGCCGCCGTTCTTCGGGTTCGTCGCCAAGGAGGCCGACTTCGAGACCGTGCTGCACAGCCCGCAGCTGGGCGGCTGGGCGCCGGTCGTGCTGGCGGGCATCGCGCTGGGCTCGGTGTTCACCACCATGTACAGCCTGCGGTTCCTGTTCGGCGCGTTCGGCCGCAAGGGTCAGTCCGAGCCGAGCCGCCGCGTCGCCGAGATGCACAGGCTGCACGTCGGGTTCCTGCTGCCGCCCGCCATCCTGGCCGTCTCGGGCCTGGGCTTCGGGCTGTATCCGAGCGGCCTCGGACACGCACTGGAGGACTACGCCGCCACCATCGCCGGCGGGCCCGACTACCACCTCGCGCTGTGGCACGGGGTGAACCTGCCGCTGCTGCTGTCGGTGCTGGTGCTGGGCACCGGTATCGCCGTGTACGTGAACCGGCAGCGGCTGCGCCGGTTCCGCACCGTGCGCGAACCGCTGGGCAACGCCGACCACGCCTACGAGGCCGTGGTGCGGTGGCTGGACCGCTGGTCGGTGGAGCTGACCGCGGTGACCCAGCGCGGGTCGATCCCGTTCACCCAGTCGGTGATCCTGTCGACGCTGGTGCTGCTGCCGACGATCGTGCTGGCGCTGGGTAACCGCGACCACCCGAACTTCGCGCTGTGGGGTTCACCGCTGCAGGTGGTGATCGGCCTGATCATCCTGGCCGCCGCGGTGGGCGCGATGGTGATGCGCAACCGGCTGGCCGCGGTGCTGCTGGTCGGCGTGACCGGGTACGGCTGCGGTGCGATCTTCGCGCTGCACGGCGCCCCGGACCTGGCGCTGACCCAGTTCCTCGTCGAGACGCTGACCCTGGTGATCTTCGTGCTGGTGCTGCGCACGCTGCCCGCCGAGGCGGACCGGGTGCACATCCGGCGCTACCGCTGGCCGCGGGCGGCGCTGGCGCTGGCGGTGGGTGCGACGGTGACCGGGCTGGCGGCGTTCGCGATGGCCGCGCGCAGCGCGACGCCGATCGCCGAGCTGATCCCCGACGCGGCCTACGAACGCGGCCACGGCGCCAACGCGGTGAACGTGCTGCTGGTGGACATCCGCGCGTGGGACACCATGGGCGAGGTCATGGTGCTGCTGGTGGCGGCGACGGGTGTGGCGTCGATGGTGTTCCGGCACCGGCGGTTCGGCGCACCGCCGCGGGTCTCCGACGTCGGGCAGCCGGACATCGGTCTGCTGCCGGCGATCCCGGCCACCAGTCCCGCGGCCGGCGAGGTGACCTGGCTGCGCGGCAGCGAGCTGCGCGACCCGCGGCACCGGTCGCTTCTGCTGGAGGTCGCGACCCGGGTCATCTTCCCGGTGATCATGGTGCTGTCGGCGTACTTCTTCTTCGCCGGCCACAACCACCCGGGCGGCGGGTTCGCCGGCGGTCTGACCGCGGGCCTGGCGCTGGTGCTGCGGTATCTCGCCGGCGGCCGCTACGAGCTGGGTGAGACGCTGCCGCTGGACGCGGGCAAGGTGCTCGGCGCCGGGCTGACGTTGTCGGCGGGTACGGCGCTGGCCTCGGTCCTGGTGGGCGCGCCCGCGCTGTCGTCGGCGCTGATCCAGGTCGACCTGCCGGTGCTGGGCAGCATCAAGATCGTGACCGCTCTGTTCTTCGACCTGGGGGTGTATCTGATCGTCGTCGGACTGGTGCTCGACGTGTTGCGCAGTCTCGGCGCCCGCATCGACGTCGAGCTGGGCCAGGATCGCAGCGCGGGGGTGACCCGGTGA
- a CDS encoding AAA family ATPase, whose product MTELQTAEQVPRRHLTLIARLNTSPLDSRRGVVRLHPEALAALGIREWDAVSLTGSRTTAAVAAAADPDVPAGTALLDDVTLSNAKLVENATVLVAPVTVHGAKSVTLAGSKLATTSISPATLRQALLGKVVTVGDTVALAPRDLGPEFPASRATQALAASVGILWTSELLTVTGTDPAGPVSVQPNSSVNWGDGSTAPQPTAAAQAVVHTRQKPAITVEDLKGSQAQAERLTEWLKLALDQPELLETLGATANLGVLVSGPAGVGKAALVRAVCAGRRLVELDGPEVGSLRAEDRLSSVASAVATVRDGGGVLLITDIDALLPDAGERQPDPVATLILGELRDAVATKGVAFIATTQAPDGIDPRLRAPDLCDRELGLSLPDAAIRAQLLEVLLRDVPAENLDLNEVAQRTPGFVVADLAALVREAALRAAARASSDGASPKLTQDDLMGATTVIRPLSRSATEEVSVGSVTLDDVGDMVATKQALTEAVLWPLQHPDTFARLGVAPPRGVLLYGPPGCGKTFVVRALASSGRLSVHAVKGAELMDKWVGSSEKAVRELFRRARDSAPSLVFLDEIDALAPRRGQSFDSGVTDRVVAALLTELDGIDPLRDVVVLGATNRPDLIDPALLRPGRLEKLVFVEPPDAEARRDILRTAGKSIPLASEGDDAVDLDALAADLEGYSAADCVALLREAALTAMRRSIDAADVTAADVAAAREAVRPSLDPAQVEALRAFAAGR is encoded by the coding sequence GTGACTGAACTGCAGACCGCCGAGCAGGTGCCGCGCCGGCATCTCACGCTGATCGCCCGGCTCAACACCTCCCCGCTGGACTCGCGCCGCGGCGTGGTCCGGCTGCATCCGGAAGCCCTTGCCGCACTCGGTATCCGGGAGTGGGATGCGGTGTCGCTGACGGGCTCGCGTACAACGGCGGCGGTGGCCGCGGCGGCGGACCCGGACGTGCCCGCGGGCACCGCGCTGCTCGACGACGTCACGCTGTCCAACGCCAAGCTGGTGGAGAACGCCACCGTGCTGGTGGCGCCGGTGACGGTGCACGGCGCGAAGTCGGTGACGCTGGCCGGCTCCAAGCTCGCCACCACCTCGATCAGCCCGGCCACGCTGCGCCAGGCACTGCTGGGCAAGGTGGTGACGGTCGGCGACACGGTGGCGCTGGCGCCGCGCGACCTCGGCCCGGAGTTCCCCGCGTCGCGGGCGACCCAGGCGCTGGCGGCGTCGGTGGGCATCCTGTGGACCTCCGAACTGCTGACGGTGACCGGCACCGATCCGGCCGGACCGGTGAGCGTGCAACCGAATTCGTCGGTCAACTGGGGTGACGGCTCGACCGCCCCGCAGCCGACGGCCGCCGCCCAGGCGGTGGTGCACACCCGGCAGAAACCGGCGATCACCGTCGAGGACCTCAAGGGCTCCCAGGCGCAGGCGGAGCGCCTGACCGAATGGCTCAAGCTCGCACTCGACCAGCCGGAGCTGCTCGAAACCCTGGGCGCCACAGCCAATCTCGGCGTGCTGGTGTCAGGCCCCGCCGGGGTCGGCAAGGCCGCGCTGGTGCGGGCGGTGTGTGCGGGCCGGCGGCTGGTCGAGCTTGACGGACCCGAGGTGGGTTCGCTGCGCGCCGAGGACCGGCTGTCGAGTGTGGCCTCGGCGGTGGCGACGGTGCGCGACGGCGGCGGGGTGCTGCTGATCACCGACATCGACGCGCTGCTGCCGGATGCCGGTGAGCGCCAGCCCGACCCGGTGGCCACGCTGATCCTGGGCGAACTGCGCGACGCCGTGGCCACCAAGGGGGTGGCGTTCATCGCGACGACGCAGGCGCCCGACGGCATCGACCCGCGGCTGCGCGCGCCCGACCTGTGCGACCGTGAGCTCGGGTTGAGCCTGCCCGACGCCGCGATCCGCGCCCAGCTCCTCGAGGTGCTGCTGCGCGATGTGCCCGCCGAGAACCTCGACCTCAACGAAGTCGCCCAGCGCACACCGGGTTTCGTCGTCGCCGATCTTGCCGCGCTGGTGCGCGAGGCCGCGTTGCGGGCCGCGGCGCGGGCCAGTTCGGACGGGGCGTCACCGAAGCTGACCCAGGACGATCTGATGGGCGCGACGACGGTGATCCGGCCGCTGTCGCGCTCGGCGACCGAGGAGGTGTCGGTCGGCTCGGTCACCCTCGACGACGTCGGCGACATGGTCGCCACCAAGCAGGCGCTGACCGAGGCGGTGCTGTGGCCGCTGCAGCATCCCGACACGTTCGCCCGGCTCGGCGTCGCGCCGCCGCGCGGGGTGCTGCTGTACGGGCCGCCCGGATGCGGCAAGACGTTCGTGGTGCGGGCGCTGGCCAGTTCGGGCCGGCTGTCGGTGCACGCGGTCAAGGGCGCCGAGCTGATGGACAAGTGGGTCGGCTCGTCGGAGAAGGCGGTGCGGGAACTGTTCCGGCGGGCCCGCGACTCCGCGCCGTCGCTGGTGTTCCTCGACGAGATCGACGCGCTGGCGCCGCGGCGCGGGCAGAGCTTCGACTCCGGGGTGACCGACCGTGTGGTGGCCGCGCTGCTGACCGAGCTCGACGGCATCGACCCGCTGCGTGACGTGGTGGTGCTGGGGGCGACCAACCGCCCGGACCTGATCGATCCGGCGCTGCTGCGGCCGGGCCGGCTGGAGAAGCTGGTGTTCGTCGAACCGCCCGACGCGGAGGCCCGCCGCGACATCCTGCGCACCGCGGGCAAGTCGATCCCGCTGGCCAGCGAGGGGGACGACGCCGTCGACCTCGACGCGCTGGCCGCCGACCTGGAGGGCTACAGCGCCGCCGACTGTGTGGCGCTGCTGCGCGAGGCCGCGCTGACCGCGATGCGCCGTTCGATCGACGCGGCCGACGTCACCGCCGCCGACGTGGCCGCCGCCCGCGAGGCCGTGCGCCCGTCGCTGGATCCGGCGCAGGTCGAGGCGCTGCGCGCCTTCGCCGCCGGGCGGTAA
- a CDS encoding DUF1707 domain-containing protein: MEIRAGDADREATARLLGQAFTQGYLTMPEYEARLQDAFAATTQSQLRALTADLPLARRIARRQAARRSVRYHLAGYLTMVAVVLTVWLSVGLTTGAWYFWPIWPILGAGIGLVGHALPVSRYGSMSPARIA; the protein is encoded by the coding sequence ATGGAGATCCGCGCCGGCGACGCCGACCGGGAGGCCACCGCCCGCCTGCTCGGCCAGGCGTTCACGCAGGGCTACCTCACGATGCCCGAGTACGAGGCGCGCCTGCAGGACGCCTTCGCCGCGACCACACAGTCCCAGCTGCGTGCGCTCACCGCCGACCTGCCCCTGGCCCGCCGGATCGCCCGCCGTCAGGCCGCCCGGCGCAGCGTGCGCTACCACCTCGCCGGCTACCTGACCATGGTCGCCGTGGTGCTGACCGTGTGGCTGTCAGTCGGGTTGACCACCGGCGCCTGGTACTTCTGGCCGATCTGGCCGATCCTCGGCGCGGGCATCGGCCTGGTCGGCCACGCGCTGCCGGTCAGCCGCTACGGCTCGATGAGCCCGGCGCGAATCGCGTAG
- a CDS encoding phosphatidylserine decarboxylase: MARRPDLPSGPARLLALARTTIPPMHPAGLPFVGASLAVAALGHRKRWLRTAALTSAAANALFFRHPPRVPPTRPNLVVAPADGLICLIEEAPPPAELGLPSTPLPRISIFLSVFDAHVQRAPIAGEVAAVVHRPGKFGSAELEAASEDNERNSVLIRSETGAEVIAVQIAGLVARRIVCEAKVGDKLEIGQTYGLIRYGSRLDTYLPAGSNILVTTGQRALAGETVLAELP; the protein is encoded by the coding sequence ATGGCCAGACGCCCCGATCTTCCCTCCGGCCCCGCGCGGCTCCTGGCGCTGGCCCGTACCACGATCCCGCCGATGCACCCCGCCGGACTGCCGTTCGTCGGGGCCAGCCTCGCCGTCGCGGCGCTGGGCCACCGCAAGCGCTGGCTGCGCACCGCGGCGCTGACGTCGGCGGCCGCCAACGCGCTGTTCTTCCGGCATCCGCCGCGGGTGCCACCGACCCGGCCGAACCTGGTCGTCGCGCCCGCCGACGGGCTGATCTGCCTGATCGAGGAGGCACCGCCGCCCGCCGAACTCGGTTTGCCGTCAACCCCGTTGCCGCGGATCAGCATCTTCCTGTCGGTGTTCGACGCGCACGTGCAACGCGCCCCGATCGCCGGTGAGGTGGCCGCGGTGGTGCACCGGCCGGGCAAGTTCGGCTCCGCCGAACTCGAGGCCGCCAGTGAGGACAACGAGCGCAACAGCGTGCTGATCCGCTCCGAGACCGGTGCGGAGGTGATCGCGGTGCAGATCGCGGGCCTGGTGGCGCGGCGCATCGTGTGTGAGGCCAAGGTCGGCGACAAGCTCGAGATCGGCCAGACCTACGGGCTGATCCGGTACGGCTCGCGGCTGGACACCTATCTGCCCGCCGGGTCGAACATCCTGGTGACGACGGGCCAGCGGGCGCTGGCCGGTGAGACGGTCCTGGCGGAGCTGCCATGA